The sequence below is a genomic window from Deltaproteobacteria bacterium.
CCGGATCAGGGTTGCAATGGGGGTAATGTAGCCAAAACCATTGCCAAGACCTCCAATGAAGCCAAAACCGAGCCAGATCAGATAGATGTTGCCGATGGAATCGCCAAGACCCGCAAGAAGCGTCCCGATCCCGAAGAGAATACCTCCGATGGTGGCCACAAACTTGGGACCTTTTTTGTCAACCAGGGTTCCGCCGAAAGCGGCGGCGATACCGATCATGCCGATGCAGATCATGAACGTCACCTGGGT
It includes:
- a CDS encoding oxalate:formate antiporter, with translation MSNENLESKRWLIAIAAIVMQLCLGTVYAWSVFKKPFMTAHGWGETETQVTFMICIGMIGIAAAFGGTLVDKKGPKFVATIGGILFGIGTLLAGLGDSIGNIYLIWLGFGFIGGLGNGFGYITPIATLIR